The proteins below are encoded in one region of Sander lucioperca isolate FBNREF2018 chromosome 11, SLUC_FBN_1.2, whole genome shotgun sequence:
- the LOC118496242 gene encoding C-type lectin-like, whose translation MVKMQWSLLVLIVMGQCSSNGCQLCDYHFIGDKKTWKAAQEYCRKNHTDLATVANKADMKRLLGSTTAQYQGGAWIGLQRDWRWSLPGVEFNESKWFAGEPNNLNNQENCVWMKDDTWEDASCNGRHKFICYDGENMWCIESVLP comes from the exons AT GGTGAAGATGCAGTGGAGTCTGTTGGTGTTGATTGTGATGG GTCAGTGTTCCTCCAATGGGTGTCAGCTGTGTGACTACCACTTCATTGGAGACAAGAAGACCTGGAAAGCAGCCCAGGAGTATTGCAGAAAGAACCACACTGACCTGGCCACAGTGGCTAACAAGGCAGACATGAAGAGACTCCTTGGATCCACAACTGCACAGTATCAAGGCGGAGCCTGGATTGGGCTGCAGCGAGACTGGCGCTGGTCTCTGCCAGGGGTGGAGTTCAACGAGAGTAAATGGTTTGCAGGAGAGCCGAATAATTTAAACAATCAGGAGAACTGTGTGTGGATGAAGGATGACACATGGGAGGATGCCTCTTGTAATGGAAGGCATAAATTTATCTGCTATGACGGTGAGAATATGTGGTGCATAGAGTCTGTTCTCCCCTGA